The DNA sequence GGCGACACCCGCGCGGACCGGAATCCGGGGGACCTCGACCGGAACCGTCCGCGCGCGCCTCGTGGGCGCGGTGGTTCGGGCCGGGTGCGTCTGCACGGGCCACGGGTTGATGGTGGACGAGCTCACTGGACCCCCTCCTGAGGGACGTGCGGTGTCCTGGGCAGCACAGGGACTCGGGTCAGCCACAGCCGGATCCCGTGCATCCTGATCAGTGCGGAGACGCGGTAGGTGCCGAGCGGGTGGCGCAGCATGGTCCGCAGCAACCGTCGGCGGGTGGCCGGGTGTCGGGCGCCGCGGAGCCCGACGGCGAAGACGATCTGGTCGTGCTGGCGCAGCGACACCGCAACCGACAGGTTCTGCTCCGGCCGGCTGACCCTCATCTCATAGCCGCCGCCCATCTCGAGGAATGGGGAGACGTAGAACTCCTTGGCGGCCTCGGCCCGCCCCTCGGTGTCAGGCCGCAACAGGTAGCAGTGCCGCTCGCCGTAGGTGTTGTGCACCTCCGCCACCACACACTCAGGGCGACCGTCCGGCTGCGAGCACCAGTACAGCGTGATCGGGTTGAACACGTGGCCGAGCGTGCGGGCGTTGGCCAGCATCACCACCTTGCCGCCCTGGAGGTCCACTCCTTGGCTGGCCAGCCAGGTGTCGAGGTTCTCCCGGATCGACCGTCCCGGGTCGCCAAGATGATCAGACGCCTCGAACCGGCCGAACGACCGCAGCCACCAGGGCAGCACCGGCAGGGCGTCCAAGTCGACCAACCACAAGGAGATCCGATGGATGAACGTCCGGTTGAGCCGCTGTCGCCGGGCATGGACCACCTCGGCGTCGTACAGGGCCGGCAGCACCTCGAGGTCGGACATCGGGCCTACCACTGCACGCCCAGTGATGCCGCG is a window from the Actinomycetes bacterium genome containing:
- a CDS encoding DUF1365 domain-containing protein; amino-acid sequence: MSDLEVLPALYDAEVVHARRQRLNRTFIHRISLWLVDLDALPVLPWWLRSFGRFEASDHLGDPGRSIRENLDTWLASQGVDLQGGKVVMLANARTLGHVFNPITLYWCSQPDGRPECVVAEVHNTYGERHCYLLRPDTEGRAEAAKEFYVSPFLEMGGGYEMRVSRPEQNLSVAVSLRQHDQIVFAVGLRGARHPATRRRLLRTMLRHPLGTYRVSALIRMHGIRLWLTRVPVLPRTPHVPQEGVQ